The Stieleria sp. JC731 genome has a segment encoding these proteins:
- the nusA gene encoding transcription termination factor NusA, translating to MNPQDILRYVDSLHREKNIDTEHVFAAIEAALQTAAKRQYGEDADIVVRLDRENGRINASLDGEALGDDQIGRIGAQTAKQVIIQKVREAERDSLMSEYREQIGEMVAGIIGRADGGVATVNLGNVEAILPRSEQIPHETLHAGERVRAVVFEVKSAGNRVRVVLSRTRPQLVQRLFEQEIPELSEGVIAVNSISREPGYRSKVAVSSEDSQVDPIAVCVGYRGSRIKAVREELAGEHIDVVRYSTDPEVLIPNALQPAEVEQVLLCDMIGRAIVLVQEDQLSLAIGRRGQNVRLASKLCGWDIEIMTAGELEEQIERAVAAFSQLDGMTAEISQSLVEQGYLSYDDLSVIEPDQFMEMSGLTEEQVELIVDMAEQKAEEAEVAAAEERQARRDQERGGSQPAPKSSEDVEASEEPAVEAQVDAALQEAQLEDGEAVAADHIPAEESVEGTEPAEEQEVGGADVESTEVEPAIAEAVADETEDAEAAKPQQES from the coding sequence ATGAACCCACAAGACATCCTGCGTTACGTCGACTCGCTGCACCGCGAGAAGAATATTGACACCGAACATGTCTTCGCAGCGATCGAAGCGGCGCTGCAAACGGCTGCTAAGCGGCAGTACGGCGAGGATGCCGATATCGTTGTTCGTCTCGACCGAGAAAATGGTCGCATCAACGCAAGCTTGGACGGCGAAGCGCTTGGCGACGACCAGATCGGTCGAATCGGGGCTCAGACCGCTAAGCAGGTCATCATTCAAAAGGTTCGTGAAGCCGAGCGCGATTCGCTGATGTCGGAATATCGCGAACAGATCGGCGAAATGGTTGCTGGGATCATCGGTCGTGCCGACGGTGGAGTCGCTACCGTTAACTTGGGCAATGTCGAAGCGATTTTGCCTCGTAGTGAACAGATCCCTCATGAAACATTGCATGCTGGTGAGCGTGTTCGCGCGGTTGTCTTCGAAGTCAAGTCGGCCGGAAACCGTGTCCGTGTCGTATTAAGCCGGACTCGGCCGCAGCTCGTTCAGCGTCTCTTTGAACAAGAAATTCCAGAGCTAAGTGAAGGCGTGATCGCGGTCAATTCAATCAGTCGTGAGCCGGGCTATCGAAGCAAGGTCGCCGTCAGCAGCGAAGATTCCCAAGTTGACCCGATCGCTGTCTGCGTCGGCTACCGCGGAAGCCGCATTAAAGCGGTGCGTGAAGAACTTGCCGGTGAACACATCGATGTGGTTCGCTACAGCACCGACCCTGAAGTCTTGATTCCGAACGCATTGCAACCGGCCGAAGTCGAGCAGGTTTTGTTGTGCGATATGATCGGCCGGGCAATCGTTTTGGTCCAAGAAGATCAACTGTCTTTGGCGATCGGTCGTCGCGGCCAAAATGTTCGCTTGGCCAGTAAGCTGTGCGGCTGGGACATCGAAATCATGACTGCCGGTGAGCTTGAAGAGCAAATCGAGCGAGCCGTTGCAGCGTTTAGTCAGCTCGATGGGATGACGGCGGAGATTTCACAGTCGCTCGTCGAACAGGGTTATTTGTCTTATGACGATCTCTCCGTGATCGAACCCGATCAATTCATGGAAATGAGTGGCCTCACCGAGGAGCAGGTGGAGCTGATTGTTGATATGGCCGAGCAAAAGGCTGAAGAAGCCGAAGTGGCCGCAGCCGAAGAACGGCAGGCTCGCCGGGACCAAGAGCGTGGCGGAAGTCAGCCAGCTCCGAAGTCCAGTGAGGATGTCGAAGCTTCCGAGGAACCAGCCGTCGAGGCTCAGGTCGACGCGGCTTTACAGGAAGCTCAGTTGGAAGATGGTGAAGCCGTTGCGGCCGATCACATTCCCGCTGAGGAGTCTGTGGAAGGGACCGAGCCTGCTGAAGAGCAAGAGGTGGGTGGCGCTGATGTCGAAAGCACCGAAGTTGAGCCGGCTATCGCAGAAGCGGTTGCCGACGAGACCGAAGATGCTGAGGCAGCCAAGCCACAACAGGAAAGTTAG
- a CDS encoding DUF202 domain-containing protein, which yields MHQDSKAPLFHPSGGTCPVDTNPVPNLGLIRTELANERTILAYLRTAIMLVGTGISLVKFLQVTPDLIALGWGLIVGGALVGLVGAVRYFRLRARLNLVRTEGQPKVDGEDS from the coding sequence ATGCATCAAGATAGCAAAGCACCGCTTTTTCACCCCTCCGGAGGCACTTGTCCTGTGGATACAAATCCCGTTCCAAACTTGGGGCTAATTCGAACCGAATTGGCAAATGAGCGAACAATTTTGGCTTACCTGCGAACCGCGATCATGTTGGTCGGTACCGGGATCTCGCTGGTGAAGTTTCTGCAGGTCACCCCTGACTTAATTGCCTTGGGTTGGGGGCTGATTGTCGGAGGGGCCTTGGTAGGATTGGTCGGGGCTGTTCGCTATTTTCGGCTTCGGGCACGCCTGAACCTGGTTAGAACCGAAGGTCAGCCCAAAGTTGACGGCGAAGACAGCTAG
- a CDS encoding vitamin B12-dependent ribonucleotide reductase produces the protein MATVLPESSRAASGGDAALEKVNNQHGVQYASEIFGKTLRGDRPGLKVEPTFCPADGKTPFDTAQWEIRSAAIKDETGKALFEQNNCEVPTTWSQLATNVVVSKYFYGDPKNTEERERSVRQLVHRVTRTIADWGLADGYFESPEDGENFYRDLTWLCLHQHGAFNSPVWFNVGLHHQYGVTGAKCNWAWDRTEGETFQPDNPYEFPQGSACFIQAVEDNMEDIMRLACAEAMLFKFGSGTGTDLSTIRSSKEKLSGGGTPSGPLSFMRVYDSIAGVVKSGGKTRRAAKMQSLKVWHPDILEFIECKWSEEKKAHALIREGYDSNFNGEAYSSVCFQNANLSVRVTDDYMEAVRDNKRWQTRWVTDKVGGDPPSYDAKELLNKMSECAWHCGDPGVQYDTTINKWHTCPNSGAINASNPCSEYMFLDNTACNLASINLMKFANRDGSFDVKRFRAAARLFFIAQEILVDHASYPTEPIARNSHRFRPLGLGYSNLGSLIMSRGLAYDSKAARGLCGSLTALLHGEANRTSAEMAGVVGPFDDYSENEKPMLNVMRMHRDAANDIEDEGPAELKEAAQKLWDDVLDIGERYGFRNAQATVLAPTGTISFMMDCDTTGIEPDIALVKYKQLAGGGMLKIVNQTVAPALQNLGYTPEQIEVILAFIDVNDTIEGAPELKAEHLPVFDCAFTPANGIRSISWKAHITMMAAAQPFLSGAISKTVNMPNDTTPADIADAYYWGWELGLKAIAIYRDGSKQSQPLNTKSDDKVTKTETKVVTKTVEKIVYKPRRERLPDTRTSITHKFTIAGHEGYLCVGQYPDGRPGEVFITMAKEGSTVGGIMDSFGTALSIALQYGVPLEVLVNKFSHTRFEPMGHTSNKDIRIAKSVVDYIARWLGLTFMSNDDSMSANVAVPTTPAPAQDSVNSGNGAEVTPIESSIAKNERASLLSSINGNGTNGSSKKEDNRQEQFARFQIDAPSCDNCGSITVRNGNCYLCHNCGASMGCS, from the coding sequence ATGGCTACTGTTCTTCCCGAAAGTTCACGTGCGGCGAGTGGGGGCGATGCAGCCCTGGAAAAGGTTAACAATCAACACGGCGTCCAATACGCTAGTGAGATCTTTGGCAAGACCTTGCGCGGCGACCGCCCCGGTTTGAAAGTCGAACCCACGTTCTGCCCAGCCGACGGAAAAACACCTTTTGATACTGCGCAGTGGGAAATCCGCAGCGCCGCGATCAAAGACGAAACCGGCAAAGCGTTGTTCGAGCAGAACAATTGCGAAGTGCCGACAACTTGGTCGCAACTGGCTACCAATGTTGTTGTCAGCAAATATTTCTATGGCGACCCCAAGAACACCGAAGAACGCGAACGATCGGTTCGTCAGTTGGTTCACCGTGTCACACGGACGATCGCCGACTGGGGATTGGCTGATGGCTATTTCGAATCGCCCGAAGATGGCGAGAATTTCTATCGCGACCTGACCTGGTTGTGCCTGCACCAACACGGTGCATTCAACAGTCCCGTTTGGTTCAACGTCGGTTTGCATCACCAATACGGTGTGACGGGCGCGAAGTGCAACTGGGCGTGGGACCGAACCGAAGGCGAAACCTTCCAACCCGACAACCCTTACGAATTCCCCCAAGGCAGCGCGTGCTTCATCCAAGCGGTTGAAGACAACATGGAAGACATCATGCGTCTTGCGTGTGCCGAAGCGATGCTGTTCAAATTCGGATCGGGAACCGGCACCGACCTGTCTACCATCCGTTCGAGCAAAGAAAAGCTCTCCGGTGGCGGAACTCCATCGGGCCCACTTTCATTCATGCGTGTTTACGACTCCATCGCCGGAGTTGTCAAAAGCGGTGGTAAAACCCGTCGCGCCGCAAAGATGCAGTCGTTGAAAGTCTGGCACCCAGATATTCTCGAGTTCATCGAGTGCAAATGGTCGGAAGAAAAGAAGGCCCACGCGTTGATTCGTGAAGGCTACGATTCCAACTTCAATGGCGAAGCTTACAGCAGCGTCTGCTTCCAAAACGCTAACCTGTCTGTCCGCGTCACCGATGACTACATGGAAGCGGTTCGCGACAACAAGCGTTGGCAAACTCGCTGGGTTACCGACAAAGTCGGCGGCGATCCACCATCCTATGATGCGAAAGAATTGCTCAACAAAATGTCGGAGTGCGCATGGCACTGTGGCGACCCGGGCGTTCAATACGACACCACAATCAACAAGTGGCACACCTGCCCGAACAGTGGCGCGATCAACGCATCGAACCCTTGCTCGGAATACATGTTCCTGGACAACACCGCCTGCAACTTGGCATCCATCAACTTGATGAAGTTTGCCAACCGCGACGGTTCGTTCGATGTGAAGCGTTTCCGTGCTGCCGCACGCCTGTTCTTCATCGCTCAGGAAATCCTGGTCGATCATGCGAGCTATCCCACCGAGCCGATCGCTCGCAACAGCCACCGGTTCCGTCCGCTGGGTCTGGGCTACAGCAACCTGGGTTCGCTGATCATGTCACGTGGTTTGGCCTATGACTCGAAGGCTGCTCGCGGCCTTTGTGGTTCGTTGACCGCTCTGCTGCATGGTGAAGCCAACCGCACCAGTGCGGAAATGGCTGGTGTGGTCGGACCGTTCGATGATTACTCAGAGAACGAGAAGCCAATGCTGAACGTGATGCGAATGCACCGCGACGCGGCAAATGACATCGAAGACGAAGGCCCAGCCGAACTGAAAGAAGCAGCACAAAAGCTGTGGGACGACGTTCTGGATATCGGCGAACGCTACGGTTTCCGCAACGCCCAAGCGACCGTACTGGCACCGACCGGAACGATCAGCTTCATGATGGACTGCGATACCACGGGAATCGAGCCAGATATCGCGTTGGTGAAGTACAAACAACTCGCCGGCGGCGGGATGCTGAAGATCGTCAACCAAACGGTTGCACCGGCACTGCAGAATCTGGGTTACACCCCAGAGCAAATCGAAGTGATCCTGGCATTCATCGATGTTAACGATACCATCGAAGGTGCCCCGGAATTGAAAGCCGAGCACTTGCCCGTGTTTGACTGTGCATTCACCCCTGCCAATGGTATCCGCAGCATCTCGTGGAAAGCACACATCACCATGATGGCCGCCGCTCAGCCGTTCCTTTCCGGTGCGATCAGCAAAACGGTCAACATGCCCAACGACACGACGCCGGCTGACATCGCCGACGCGTACTACTGGGGCTGGGAACTGGGACTTAAAGCGATCGCAATCTACCGCGATGGCAGCAAGCAGTCGCAGCCGCTGAACACGAAGTCTGACGACAAGGTTACCAAGACCGAAACCAAGGTCGTCACCAAGACGGTTGAGAAGATCGTTTACAAGCCACGCCGTGAACGCTTGCCGGATACCCGAACCAGCATCACGCACAAGTTCACGATCGCTGGTCACGAAGGTTACCTTTGCGTCGGACAATATCCCGACGGACGCCCTGGTGAAGTCTTCATCACCATGGCCAAAGAAGGTTCGACCGTCGGCGGTATCATGGACAGCTTCGGCACCGCGCTTTCGATCGCACTGCAGTACGGAGTCCCACTCGAAGTCCTGGTCAACAAGTTCAGCCATACTCGGTTCGAACCGATGGGACACACGAGCAACAAAGATATCCGTATCGCTAAAAGTGTTGTCGACTACATCGCTCGCTGGCTCGGCCTAACGTTCATGAGCAACGATGACAGCATGTCAGCCAACGTTGCGGTGCCTACCACACCCGCCCCGGCACAAGACTCGGTCAATTCCGGCAACGGCGCCGAAGTTACCCCAATCGAATCGTCGATCGCAAAGAACGAACGGGCGAGCTTGTTGTCGAGCATCAACGGGAACGGAACGAACGGTTCGTCCAAGAAAGAAGACAACCGCCAAGAACAGTTTGCACGGTTCCAAATCGATGCCCCAAGTTGCGATAACTGCGGCAGCATCACCGTTCGAAACGGTAACTGTTACTTGTGCCACAACTGTGGTGCCAGCATGGGTTGCAGCTGA
- a CDS encoding TatD family hydrolase has protein sequence MDYIDPHIHMVSRTTDDYATLARMGCVAMSEPAFWAGYDRGSVDGFRDYFRQLTETEPARAAQYGIQHYTWLCINAKEAENVSLSREVIAMIPEFLDCPNVLGIGEIGLNKNTKNEATIFAEHVNLAVEHGETILIHTPHLEDKYQGTRMILDMLCDDQRVDPDRVLVDHVEEHTIKEVLDRGFWAGMTLYPVTKCTPQRAVDMIEMTGGERLLANSAGDWGPSKPTAVPDLIFEMRRRGLGESLIKKVVYDNPLEFFGKSKRFKFTPRQ, from the coding sequence ATGGACTATATCGATCCGCACATCCACATGGTTTCCCGTACCACCGACGACTACGCCACGTTGGCGCGGATGGGGTGTGTAGCGATGAGCGAGCCGGCATTTTGGGCCGGTTACGATCGCGGCAGCGTCGACGGGTTTCGAGACTACTTTCGCCAACTGACAGAAACCGAGCCGGCTCGTGCCGCACAATACGGCATCCAGCATTACACGTGGTTGTGCATCAACGCCAAAGAGGCGGAGAACGTCAGCTTGTCGCGAGAAGTGATCGCGATGATTCCGGAGTTCTTGGATTGTCCCAACGTGCTCGGAATCGGTGAAATCGGGCTGAACAAAAACACCAAGAACGAAGCGACGATTTTTGCCGAGCACGTCAACCTTGCCGTCGAGCATGGTGAAACGATTCTCATTCACACGCCCCACCTTGAAGACAAGTATCAGGGCACGCGGATGATTTTGGACATGCTTTGTGACGATCAGCGTGTGGACCCGGATCGTGTACTGGTAGACCACGTCGAAGAACACACAATTAAGGAGGTGCTTGATCGTGGCTTCTGGGCTGGGATGACGCTTTACCCGGTTACCAAGTGCACCCCGCAGCGGGCGGTCGACATGATCGAGATGACCGGCGGCGAACGGCTGCTCGCCAATTCGGCCGGGGATTGGGGGCCGAGCAAGCCAACCGCTGTCCCCGATTTGATCTTCGAAATGCGTCGCCGTGGTTTGGGCGAATCGCTGATCAAAAAAGTTGTCTACGACAATCCGCTAGAGTTCTTCGGAAAGAGCAAGCGGTTCAAGTTCACACCGCGGCAGTAG
- the infB gene encoding translation initiation factor IF-2: MAARIYALAKELNLDSKDLVDLVKKVGITGKGSALASLTDDEVQRVREHLSGAKASPKPAAPVVAEEPQRAPVAVRQSVRPERRPMNIDGGGARPGAPSGKSVEPARPERTESKSRPEPKLRAPAPLPPVDETPKASEPEPAQTPDVRLPAGSVRPQRSSGSGLAGRVSRTKPGSPKRAADPPPKQAQRPPRADKPAPERQAGAPQRGPAPSQPPANKPAQPAAQQPSPPRPAERAKMPLAVRGGKLGGGGRVRSLDQRPAAAGGGEEQKGGDNKPKRREPRIAINMASLPDAPKDVAPKTNDKLKAQKPDIKLSPDLIAGHKQGVKAPLDKLAAESAETSKRGGGTAGNAAGAKRGGLSGFTEKGKRGRGGAEEDDDKRRKGLAGMARARADRGGRRGGRGSELSRYSREDGRSQRRTLQHRGTNTAAPRKEPVQIELPCTVRSFSEAASVPVAKVLKSMMTMGIMANINAELEFETAEVIAAELDLELQLKESETLEDELIAEIESQVDSPDSLVARPPIVTFLGHVDHGKTSLLDYLIGINVVSGEAGGITQHIRAYTVEKDGRGVTFVDTPGHEAFTEMRARGANVTDIAVLVVAADDGIMPQTEEAISHAKAAGVPIVVALNKCDLEGVDPNRVLTQLTEHELTPSEWGGDVEVVRTSAITGEGMDELLEVLLTVAEMNEYSANPDRDALGVCLEAEQQGDRGVVAKMVVQNGTMRVGDIIVCGPTYGRVRAMNDTLTGQSINEAGPSTPISVMGLESPPGAGDRFHVLDDIADAREIAATRAEASSRQSLSGSTTKVSFENFQSMLQEGRLGQNEEKVKLNVIIRADVKGSLEAIDKELTKFEHPEVEIKVLQRSVGGITLADVTLADASDAVVLGFNVIPDDQARSLADERKVEIRRYEVIYKLTDDIKAMIEGRLKPEERVVDLGQAVVKQVFSISRVGTVAGCYVTAGAIHRGCRIRVYRDSRLIGDYGLDSLRRIKEDIKEVPRGMECGIRLQGFNDIKQDDVLEAYRIEEVARTLD; this comes from the coding sequence GTGGCAGCACGCATTTACGCGCTCGCAAAAGAATTAAATCTCGATAGTAAAGATCTGGTAGATCTCGTCAAAAAAGTTGGAATCACCGGCAAGGGCTCAGCATTGGCTAGTCTTACCGATGACGAGGTCCAACGCGTGCGCGAGCATTTAAGTGGGGCGAAGGCGTCCCCGAAGCCGGCAGCTCCTGTTGTGGCAGAAGAGCCGCAGCGAGCACCAGTCGCCGTTCGCCAGTCTGTTCGACCAGAACGCCGCCCAATGAATATCGATGGTGGGGGCGCTCGTCCCGGTGCACCATCTGGTAAATCGGTTGAGCCGGCGCGGCCTGAACGTACCGAATCGAAGTCTCGCCCAGAACCGAAACTGCGTGCTCCGGCACCACTTCCGCCGGTCGATGAGACGCCCAAGGCGTCCGAACCGGAACCCGCGCAGACGCCAGATGTGCGTTTGCCAGCTGGAAGCGTTCGGCCACAACGCAGTAGTGGAAGTGGTCTTGCCGGCCGGGTTTCGCGTACCAAACCCGGTTCGCCAAAGCGTGCCGCTGATCCACCGCCGAAGCAGGCACAAAGACCTCCTCGTGCTGACAAGCCAGCCCCAGAGCGTCAGGCTGGTGCACCGCAGCGTGGTCCAGCTCCATCGCAGCCACCGGCAAACAAGCCCGCTCAACCAGCGGCCCAGCAGCCATCGCCCCCGCGTCCGGCGGAGCGTGCGAAGATGCCGCTGGCAGTTCGCGGTGGCAAGCTAGGCGGCGGTGGTCGAGTCCGTTCTTTGGATCAACGTCCTGCCGCTGCAGGTGGTGGCGAAGAGCAAAAGGGCGGTGATAACAAGCCCAAACGCCGTGAGCCACGGATCGCGATCAATATGGCGTCGCTGCCAGACGCTCCAAAAGACGTCGCGCCAAAAACGAATGACAAGCTTAAGGCTCAAAAGCCTGACATCAAGCTGAGTCCTGATTTGATCGCCGGCCATAAGCAAGGCGTCAAAGCTCCATTGGACAAGCTCGCTGCCGAGTCTGCCGAAACCTCCAAGCGTGGTGGTGGAACTGCTGGCAATGCTGCCGGTGCGAAACGTGGTGGTCTTTCCGGTTTCACCGAGAAAGGCAAGCGTGGCCGTGGTGGCGCAGAAGAAGATGACGATAAACGTCGCAAGGGTTTGGCCGGAATGGCCAGGGCCCGCGCCGACCGTGGCGGTCGCCGAGGCGGACGTGGTTCTGAACTGTCACGCTACTCGCGCGAAGACGGCCGGTCACAGCGTCGGACATTGCAGCACCGCGGGACAAACACCGCAGCGCCTCGTAAAGAGCCAGTTCAGATCGAATTGCCTTGTACCGTTCGTAGCTTCTCCGAAGCGGCCAGTGTTCCTGTGGCCAAGGTCCTAAAGTCAATGATGACGATGGGGATCATGGCCAACATCAACGCCGAATTGGAATTCGAAACGGCTGAGGTCATCGCTGCCGAACTCGACCTCGAACTGCAGCTCAAGGAATCGGAAACGCTCGAAGACGAGTTGATTGCCGAGATCGAAAGCCAAGTCGATAGCCCCGATTCGTTGGTGGCACGTCCACCGATCGTGACGTTCTTGGGACACGTCGATCACGGTAAAACCAGCTTGCTGGACTACCTGATCGGCATCAATGTCGTCAGTGGTGAAGCCGGCGGGATTACCCAGCACATTCGTGCGTACACGGTCGAAAAAGACGGTCGTGGTGTAACCTTTGTCGATACGCCTGGTCACGAAGCATTTACCGAAATGCGTGCTCGTGGTGCCAACGTGACTGACATTGCGGTCTTGGTTGTCGCTGCAGACGACGGAATCATGCCGCAGACGGAAGAAGCGATTAGCCACGCCAAGGCGGCCGGGGTTCCTATCGTCGTTGCACTTAACAAGTGTGACTTGGAAGGCGTCGACCCGAACCGTGTTCTGACTCAATTGACCGAGCACGAACTGACACCTAGTGAATGGGGCGGCGATGTCGAAGTCGTTCGCACCAGTGCCATCACCGGTGAAGGGATGGATGAACTTCTCGAAGTTCTCCTGACCGTCGCCGAAATGAACGAGTACTCGGCCAACCCAGATCGTGACGCCCTTGGTGTCTGCTTGGAAGCAGAACAGCAAGGTGATCGCGGGGTCGTCGCAAAGATGGTCGTTCAGAACGGTACGATGCGTGTCGGTGACATTATCGTTTGCGGACCGACTTATGGTCGCGTTCGAGCGATGAACGATACGCTAACCGGACAGTCGATCAATGAGGCTGGACCGAGCACGCCGATCAGCGTGATGGGCTTGGAGTCGCCTCCAGGTGCAGGTGACCGTTTCCATGTGCTCGACGATATCGCCGACGCTCGTGAAATCGCCGCCACCCGTGCGGAAGCGTCCAGCCGTCAGTCGCTGTCAGGTTCGACGACCAAGGTTTCGTTTGAAAATTTCCAATCGATGCTTCAAGAAGGTCGTTTGGGACAGAACGAAGAAAAGGTCAAGTTGAACGTGATCATCCGAGCGGACGTGAAGGGTTCGTTGGAAGCGATCGACAAAGAACTGACCAAGTTCGAACACCCCGAAGTCGAAATCAAAGTGCTGCAGCGCAGCGTCGGTGGTATTACGCTTGCTGACGTCACGCTGGCGGATGCTTCCGATGCCGTCGTCCTCGGATTCAACGTGATTCCAGACGACCAAGCACGTAGCTTGGCTGACGAACGTAAAGTCGAAATTCGTCGGTACGAAGTCATCTATAAGTTGACCGACGATATCAAGGCGATGATCGAAGGCCGATTGAAGCCTGAAGAGAGAGTCGTCGACTTGGGACAAGCAGTCGTCAAGCAGGTCTTTTCGATCAGCCGAGTGGGAACCGTTGCGGGTTGCTACGTCACCGCCGGTGCGATCCACCGTGGCTGCCGAATTCGTGTTTACCGCGATAGCCGTCTGATCGGTGACTACGGTCTGGATTCACTTCGCCGGATCAAAGAAGACATCAAGGAAGTGCCACGTGGAATGGAGTGTGGTATCCGTCTTCAAGGTTTCAACGACATCAAACAGGACGATGTTCTGGAAGCCTACCGAATTGAAGAAGTCGCGCGGACGCTCGACTGA
- a CDS encoding YebC/PmpR family DNA-binding transcriptional regulator, with product MAGHSKWANIQHRKGRVDAARGKLWSKLSKAIISAAQSGGGDPSSNFKLRKAIDDAKAVSMPKDNIERAIKRGTGESGEGRVEEIIYEGYGPGGVAIMCESLTDNRNRTAPELRLLFSKMGGELGKTGCVSYLFDRKGLFVFDAESVDEDQVTEIALENGGEDVETTDEGKLQVTTAPDAYQSLSEAFEAAELEPEIKEITLIPQTTVEVDAETGKKAMRLLEQLDDHDDVQNVSTNLNITDDMMSED from the coding sequence ATGGCAGGTCATTCCAAGTGGGCGAACATCCAGCACCGCAAAGGACGTGTGGATGCGGCCCGCGGCAAGTTATGGAGTAAGTTGAGCAAAGCGATTATCAGCGCGGCTCAGTCTGGTGGCGGTGATCCTTCGTCGAACTTCAAATTGCGAAAGGCAATTGACGATGCCAAGGCCGTCAGTATGCCCAAGGACAATATCGAACGTGCGATCAAACGTGGCACGGGCGAGTCCGGTGAAGGCCGAGTCGAAGAAATCATCTACGAAGGTTACGGTCCAGGTGGTGTCGCAATCATGTGCGAAAGCCTGACCGACAATCGCAACCGTACTGCCCCAGAACTGCGTTTGCTGTTTTCAAAGATGGGCGGCGAGCTGGGCAAAACCGGTTGCGTGTCGTATCTGTTCGACCGTAAGGGCTTGTTCGTATTCGATGCCGAGAGCGTTGATGAGGATCAGGTCACCGAGATTGCTTTGGAAAATGGCGGTGAGGACGTCGAGACGACTGACGAAGGAAAGTTGCAAGTCACAACGGCTCCTGATGCCTATCAATCGCTGTCCGAAGCGTTTGAAGCTGCCGAATTGGAACCAGAGATCAAGGAGATCACGCTGATTCCACAAACGACCGTCGAAGTTGACGCCGAAACCGGCAAGAAGGCGATGCGGTTGTTGGAGCAATTGGACGATCATGACGACGTTCAGAATGTCAGTACGAATCTGAACATCACCGACGACATGATGTCGGAAGATTAA
- the rbfA gene encoding 30S ribosome-binding factor RbfA: MTSRRLLKAAEAIREVVASAILTELRDPRVKDVTVIGVEVAPDMREATVSVSVMGDEAQKQKSLLGLQNSAGFLQSKVARRIDTRFTPRLQFELNRGMENAMVVGELLGKIRREREEADGHDNDDFDETDSEIDPSSDSHSTESP; the protein is encoded by the coding sequence GTGACCAGTCGTCGACTGTTAAAAGCTGCCGAAGCGATCCGCGAAGTCGTCGCGTCGGCAATTCTTACTGAATTGCGTGATCCCCGAGTCAAAGACGTGACCGTGATCGGTGTGGAGGTCGCGCCCGACATGCGCGAGGCCACCGTTTCGGTCAGCGTCATGGGCGACGAAGCACAGAAGCAAAAATCGCTTTTGGGTCTGCAGAACTCCGCAGGCTTTTTGCAATCTAAAGTTGCACGTCGGATCGATACACGATTCACCCCGCGTTTGCAGTTCGAACTGAACCGCGGCATGGAAAACGCCATGGTGGTCGGCGAGTTGCTTGGCAAGATTCGCCGCGAACGTGAAGAAGCCGACGGTCATGACAATGATGACTTCGATGAAACGGATTCTGAAATCGATCCCTCGTCCGATTCGCACAGCACGGAATCGCCCTAG